From Coffea arabica cultivar ET-39 chromosome 2e, Coffea Arabica ET-39 HiFi, whole genome shotgun sequence, the proteins below share one genomic window:
- the LOC140036217 gene encoding protein BPS1, chloroplastic-like, with the protein MVILVEKLGRSLKFHHRLDHNNHPNHDAEEALLASFQAFRSKVSKLLSQIMMEAKPGSEFLSLAWVHRCLEALPMIDKAFAKLVVDVDYPIGKWEAAASEAYLKHSLNVLELLNKISSSLSHLSQARLALAHGLSLIESSPSLALKHLQKIQPNDLGNDFKVEGIKRNEEQFSSRKESIIHEAMMIMISSGLWLFGIMISGLCSDVKPYFLMRKSAHNLHDPSLESLDSLLSEEIRQKSMLKEIKEVNEAAAELATEIAHRKGDAAAEILGRRLQVLEKVLQKIGKQTDCLFSEVLLARNKLLDTIRLKK; encoded by the coding sequence ATGGTAATCTTGGTAGAAAAGCTAGGTCGTTCCCTCAAGTTTCATCACAGACTGGATCATAACAATCACCCCAACCATGATGCTGAAGAAGCCTTATTGGCTTCTTTTCAGGCTTTTCGATCCAAGGTATCCAAATTATTAAGCCAAATTATGATGGAAGCCAAGCCTGGATCAGAGTTCTTGTCTTTGGCCTGGGTTCATAGGTGCCTTGAGGCGTTACCGATGATCGACAAGGCTTTTGCTAAGCTAGTGGTGGATGTAGATTACCCCATCGGCAAGTGGGAAGCTGCTGCATCTGAAGCATATCTTAAGCACAGCTTGAATGTGCTGGAGTTGCTCAATAAAATAAGCTCCTCACTTTCACATTTAAGCCAGGCTAGGCTAGCGTTGGCCCATGGTTTAAGCCTGATCGAAAGTTCGCCTTCTTTGGCTTTGAAGCATCTTCAGAAAATCCAGCCTAATGACCTGGGAAATGATTTCAAAGTGGAGGGTATCAAAAGGAATGAAGAACAGTTCAGTTCTCGCAAGGAATCGATAATTCATGAAGCTATGATGATCATGATAAGCTCTGGATTGTGGCTGTTTGGAATTATGATATCAGGCCTGTGCAGTGATGTTAAGCCGTATTTTCTCATGAGAAAATCAGCTCATAACTTGCATGATCCATCATTGGAAAGCCTGGACTCCTTGCTTAGTGAAGAGATCAGACAGAAGAGTATgttgaaagaaattaaagaggTTAACGAGGCAGCAGCTGAGCTAGCTACAGAGATAGCACATAGAAAAGGAGATGCAGCTGCAGAAATATTAGGTAGAAGATTGCAGGTTCTTGAGAAGGTGCTTCAGAAAATTGGGAAGCAGACGGATTGCCTGTTCTCTGAAGTTCTATTGGCAAGGAATAAATTGCTCGACACTATTCGACTCAAGAAATGA